The DNA region CGGGTCGTAGCGGAAGCGGCCGGGGCCGAAGCCGAGGTGGTCGCGGTAGGTCGGGGCGTACAGGACGATCCGCTTGTCCGGGGAGAGGCCCAGTTCGCGCCGGACGCGTTCGGTGACCTTGTGGCGGTCGTCGGCGAACAGCACGTCGTTGTGCGGCGATCCGGCCTCCAGGACCTCGCCGTCGTAGGTGAGGGCGCGGCCCAGGTGCGGCGTGGCGAAGCCGCTGGGGGAGACCAGGACGTTCCACTGCGCGGCGAGCCGGGGCAGCAGGTCGAGGTGGCCGTGGTCGGCGTACAGGGTGTCCGTGAGGTCGGTGCCGATGCGCTTGAGGGGCGTGCCGTGCCAGGTCTGGACGACCGTCTGGCCCTCCCGGCGCGCGAAGAAGTCCGGCAGATGGCCGGCGGTGACGATGCGACGGCAGCGGGCGAGCGCCCCGTACCACTCGGCGCTGTGCTCCTCCACGCCGCGCGCGCCCGCGGGGACCCGCGTCTGCTGGTCGTGCGTGACCCACAGGTGCTCGACGTCGGCGCCGCGCCGCACCAGCTCCTCGTGGACGGCGCGCGGCGAGTCGCCGTCGAAGTACAGGACGGCGTCGCGCAGGCTCTTGACCCGCTCTCTCGGGTAGTGCTCGGTGCGCAGCCGGTGGCGCCGGTACGCGCCGCGCTCGGTGGCCGCGAGCACCGAACCGGCGTCGATCACCAGCCGGTCCCCGAACCGCCGGTCGGCCGTGAACCGGCGCCCCTGGACCACCCGGTGGTCCGGCATCCCCGCCCCCACCGACGTCAGCACCCGCACCGGCACGCCCGCCCCGCCGTGCCCCACCTCCCGCAGGAACGCGTACCACCGCCCCTCCCGGAGCACCCCGCCCCCGGGCGCGACCCGGGCCCGGAACCGCCCGCCGACCAGCTCCACCGGCACGCTCACCTCATCGTCGCGGCCGCTGTGCCGCAGCACGAGTTCGGCCGTCGGCCAGCTCGCGGCGGCGGCCGTGCCCTCGACGGCGAGCGTGCCGTCGTCGGCCCAGTCGACGCGGTCCGCGACGGGGCGCCGGGTCAGCTCCACGACGAGGCCGCCGCGGTCGTCGGCGGTGGCGCACAGCTCCCGTCCTGGGCGGGTGGCGTAGCGGCCGGGGGGCAGGTCGAGGGCGGCCGCGAGGGGGACCGTGGTGCCGTCGGCCCGTTCGAGGGCGGCCGTCCAGCGGTCGCCGTGCGGCGGCTCGACCTGGGCGGGCGCCAGGTGCGGTGCGGGCGGCACGTCCTCCAGGTCGGCGAGGCGCACCCGGGCCTCGAAGCGGTCGTCGACGAGGGCGAGGGGGTAGCTGTGGGCGGCGCCCGCGCCGGGGCGGGTCAGGCGCAGCGCCCTGGGCCCGGGGGCGCCCGCGGCGGCGGGGGTGAGGGTGCCGGTGAGGATCACGTCGGTGCCGTCGGCGCGGTGGCCGTCCACCCGCGCCGCGTACTCCTGGACGCGCAGGACGAGCCGCCCCTTGCTGAAGCCGAGGACCAGGCGGAGCCCGTCGCCGAGGTCGCGGGTCAGGGACTGGGTGCGGGGGCCGTCCGCGGCGCGCACGGCGGCGCGGCGCACGGTGCCGTGGCCCGCGACGACCACGCCGAGCAGCCAGTTCCCCGGCTGCCAGCGGCCGCCGCTGCGGAGCTGCTCGGGGTCGACGGTCATCTCGAAGCCCGACAGGTCGTAGCAGTGCAGCCGCTGTCCGGAGTGCTCGGTGGCCTCGGGCGCGGGCACGGTCCGCGTCGGCACCCGCTTGAACCGGCCCCTGCTGCGCGCCGACTTGAGCAGCCCCGCCTTCACCGACTGCGCGGGCCGCGCCGCCTCCAGGTTGCGCACATAGGCGTGGCCGCGGATCAGCAGCCGCCCCCGCTCGTCCCAGCTCGCCTCGTCGAGCCTGGCCACGGCGGGCAGTTCGCTCCGGTCGAGCCGGGTCAGCTCGCGCGGGAGCCGGTCGACGCCCGAGTAGGCCGCGTACCGGCGCAGGGAGCCGCGCACCTCGAACGCCCCCTTGCCGCCCCGCCGTTCACGGTCGAGCAGCTCGATCAGCTCGACCGTGCGCCGCTCCCGCACCAGGTGCCACTTCACCCGCAGGTCCACCGGCAGCTGCCGCAGGATCTCCGGGTCGGCGGCGCGCAGGAACTCGGCGGTGTCCGCGAGGAACGCCGACCGGTACTCGGGCCCGCCCATCGGCAGACCCTCCAGGAAGTACACGAAGTCGTCGCGCAGACAGGAGGCGTCGTAGACGGACTTCAGCTCCGGCGCGTGCTCGGCGAGGAAGCCGCTGACGTGCGCGCAGGCCGCGACGCGGTCGCGCACGCCCTTGACGTCGGTGCGCCGCCGCGTGATGGAGCCCTCGCGCACCCGCCAGTAGTAGACGTGGTCGCTGAGCACGTCCACGGAGGAGGCGAGGAAGTGCGCCGGGATCATCACCGGGGTGTCCTCGTACAGCCTGCCCTCGGGGAAGAGGAAGCCGTGCCGGTCCCAGAAGGAGCGCCGGAAGACCTTGTTCCAGGCGACCCGGTCGGCGAGCAGCGCCAGATCGCGGGAGATGTGGGTGCGGGTGCGCGGCGCGGTGAGCCACTGGTACTGCCAGGCCTGGGAGCGGCCGCGCTCGGTCAGGCGCCACACGTTGCCGCTGGCGAAGTCGGAGCCGCTCGCGTCCAGGCTCGCGATCATGCGGGCGTACGCGTCGTGCGGCACGATGTCGTCGCTGTCCACGAACGTCAGGTACTCGGCGGCCGGATTCGCGTGCCGCACCCCGGTGTTGCGGGCCGCGCTCAGGCCCGCGTTCGGCTGGCGGACGTACACGAAGCGCGGGTCGCGGGCGGCGAAGGCGCGGGCGATGCGGGGGCTGGCGTCGGTGGAGCCGTCGTCGACGAGGACGACTTCGAGCCCGCCGGCACCGCCGCCCCCGCCGCTGCCCGTATCCGCTCCGGCACCCCCGTCAAGGGTCTGCCGGGCGATCGACTCCAGGCACTCCTCAAGGAACTCCTCGACGTTGTAGATGGGCACGACGACGCTGAGTCGGGGCTGCACGGCGAGCGGCCTTTCGTAGAAGTCGGCTTGCGATACGACCTAGTACGGG from Streptomyces flavofungini includes:
- a CDS encoding bifunctional glycosyltransferase/CDP-glycerol:glycerophosphate glycerophosphotransferase, whose translation is MQPRLSVVVPIYNVEEFLEECLESIARQTLDGGAGADTGSGGGGGAGGLEVVLVDDGSTDASPRIARAFAARDPRFVYVRQPNAGLSAARNTGVRHANPAAEYLTFVDSDDIVPHDAYARMIASLDASGSDFASGNVWRLTERGRSQAWQYQWLTAPRTRTHISRDLALLADRVAWNKVFRRSFWDRHGFLFPEGRLYEDTPVMIPAHFLASSVDVLSDHVYYWRVREGSITRRRTDVKGVRDRVAACAHVSGFLAEHAPELKSVYDASCLRDDFVYFLEGLPMGGPEYRSAFLADTAEFLRAADPEILRQLPVDLRVKWHLVRERRTVELIELLDRERRGGKGAFEVRGSLRRYAAYSGVDRLPRELTRLDRSELPAVARLDEASWDERGRLLIRGHAYVRNLEAARPAQSVKAGLLKSARSRGRFKRVPTRTVPAPEATEHSGQRLHCYDLSGFEMTVDPEQLRSGGRWQPGNWLLGVVVAGHGTVRRAAVRAADGPRTQSLTRDLGDGLRLVLGFSKGRLVLRVQEYAARVDGHRADGTDVILTGTLTPAAAGAPGPRALRLTRPGAGAAHSYPLALVDDRFEARVRLADLEDVPPAPHLAPAQVEPPHGDRWTAALERADGTTVPLAAALDLPPGRYATRPGRELCATADDRGGLVVELTRRPVADRVDWADDGTLAVEGTAAAASWPTAELVLRHSGRDDEVSVPVELVGGRFRARVAPGGGVLREGRWYAFLREVGHGGAGVPVRVLTSVGAGMPDHRVVQGRRFTADRRFGDRLVIDAGSVLAATERGAYRRHRLRTEHYPRERVKSLRDAVLYFDGDSPRAVHEELVRRGADVEHLWVTHDQQTRVPAGARGVEEHSAEWYGALARCRRIVTAGHLPDFFARREGQTVVQTWHGTPLKRIGTDLTDTLYADHGHLDLLPRLAAQWNVLVSPSGFATPHLGRALTYDGEVLEAGSPHNDVLFADDRHKVTERVRRELGLSPDKRIVLYAPTYRDHLGFGPGRFRYDPALDLRVAEDVLGDDHVLLVRKHPLTSGRLPGARAPFVRDVSGHPRTAELLLVADVLITDYSSLMFDFAHTGRPMLFHAYDLEHYRDTVRGFYLDFESRAPGPLLASTREVVDALRDLDSVSARHRKAYAAFREAYCDLDDGRAAERVADRLMR